The Candidatus Zixiibacteriota bacterium genome includes a window with the following:
- the asnS gene encoding asparagine--tRNA ligase, with protein MQETTISKAGDFEGQDVTIRGWLYNKRSSGKIQFLLVRDGTGLMQCVVLKKEVPPEVFDLYESLTQESSLVVTGSIRKDDRAPGGYEMTVSNLEVVQIAEEYPISKKEHGTDFLMNNRHLWLRSSRQFNIMRIRNEIIYAIRKFFYDKDFILIDSPILTGSVGETASTLFSTDYFDMGSAYLAQTGQLYAEAGCMAHRNVFCFGPTFRAEKSKTRRHLTEFWMIEAEMAYCDLDCDLKLQEDMVEYVVQWCLEKCPKEFEAIERDTAPLEKVRTPFVRMLYDDAIKFLQERGSEVKWGDDLGAEDETIISEAHEKPVFVVNYPKQAKAFYMKENPDNPKTVLCADLLGPEGYGEIIGGSQREDDLDKLLARIKEEKLPEDAYGWYLDLRRYGSVPHAGFGLGIERTVAWICGLSHIRETIPFPRTISRLYP; from the coding sequence CGATTTCCAAAGCGGGAGACTTCGAGGGGCAGGATGTTACGATCAGGGGCTGGCTCTACAACAAGCGCTCCAGCGGTAAAATTCAGTTTTTGCTGGTTCGCGACGGTACCGGCCTGATGCAGTGTGTGGTCCTGAAAAAAGAGGTACCTCCCGAGGTCTTTGACCTGTATGAATCCCTGACGCAGGAATCATCTCTGGTGGTTACCGGATCGATTCGCAAGGATGACCGTGCTCCGGGTGGCTATGAGATGACTGTCTCAAATCTCGAGGTGGTCCAGATCGCCGAGGAATACCCGATTTCCAAAAAAGAACATGGCACTGATTTTTTGATGAACAACCGTCATCTCTGGTTGCGCTCCAGCCGTCAGTTCAACATCATGCGGATCAGAAACGAAATCATATATGCAATCCGCAAATTCTTTTACGATAAAGATTTTATTTTAATAGACAGTCCGATTCTGACCGGCTCGGTGGGGGAGACCGCCAGCACCCTGTTTTCGACGGATTACTTTGACATGGGCTCGGCCTACCTGGCGCAAACCGGTCAGCTGTACGCCGAGGCCGGCTGTATGGCCCATCGCAATGTTTTCTGTTTCGGGCCGACCTTCCGGGCTGAAAAATCGAAAACCCGTCGCCATCTCACTGAATTCTGGATGATCGAAGCCGAGATGGCTTACTGCGACCTCGACTGCGACCTCAAACTGCAGGAAGATATGGTCGAGTATGTCGTGCAGTGGTGTCTCGAAAAATGCCCGAAAGAATTCGAGGCGATCGAACGCGACACCGCTCCGCTCGAAAAAGTCAGGACGCCTTTTGTGCGCATGCTTTACGATGATGCGATCAAGTTTTTACAGGAGCGCGGTTCGGAAGTCAAATGGGGCGACGACCTGGGTGCTGAGGATGAAACAATCATCTCTGAAGCACACGAGAAACCGGTATTTGTCGTTAATTATCCCAAACAAGCCAAAGCATTTTACATGAAGGAAAATCCCGACAATCCCAAAACCGTTCTGTGTGCCGACCTGCTGGGCCCCGAGGGCTACGGGGAGATAATCGGCGGTTCACAGCGTGAGGATGATCTCGATAAACTGCTGGCACGGATCAAAGAAGAAAAACTGCCCGAAGATGCCTACGGATGGTATCTCGACCTGCGTCGCTACGGTTCGGTGCCTCATGCCGGTTTCGGGCTCGGAATTGAACGTACAGTGGCCTGGATCTGCGGGCTGTCGCATATTCGCGAAACTATTCCATTCCCGCGCACGATCTCAAGGCTTTACCCGTAA
- a CDS encoding glycosyltransferase — protein MRVLVVIPAYKAADSLPELVERIAVHTNLSDVLIVEDGSPDDTFAVAKKTGAKVIRHEVNQGKGGALKTGFEYALRESYDGVVTIDADLQHDPDLLPDFKKMAETDGVHLIIGTRERNLHNMPFARFMTNHITSLIISCFSGRFVRDSQSGYRYISARALRRIRLESTRYDLESEFLFKSGRAGYTVRELTIPTIYTDSASYINPLVDTGRFIKLMFKSLFW, from the coding sequence ATGAGAGTGCTGGTAGTCATTCCGGCCTACAAGGCGGCCGATAGCCTGCCGGAACTGGTAGAGCGCATTGCAGTTCATACGAACCTGAGCGATGTTTTGATTGTCGAGGATGGTTCACCGGATGACACCTTCGCGGTCGCTAAGAAAACCGGCGCTAAAGTTATTCGACATGAAGTTAACCAGGGTAAAGGTGGCGCGCTGAAAACCGGTTTTGAGTATGCCTTGAGGGAAAGCTACGACGGTGTAGTCACGATCGACGCCGATCTGCAACATGATCCCGACCTGCTCCCGGACTTCAAGAAGATGGCGGAAACTGATGGTGTTCATCTGATTATCGGCACGCGCGAACGCAACCTCCACAATATGCCGTTCGCACGCTTCATGACCAATCATATAACTTCCCTGATCATATCCTGTTTTTCTGGCAGATTTGTACGCGATTCGCAGTCGGGGTATCGATATATCTCCGCGCGGGCCCTGCGCAGAATCCGGCTGGAGTCGACCCGTTACGATCTCGAATCCGAGTTTTTGTTCAAGTCGGGCCGGGCTGGTTACACTGTCCGCGAGTTAACAATACCGACGATCTACACTGATTCCGCCAGCTATATCAATCCCCTGGTCGATACCGGCCGGTTCATCAAGCTGATGTTCAAATCTCTTTTCTGGTAG